CGCGCCGTCGGACAACCCGCGTCCGACGAGCCATGCGCTCACGTCCGTTCGCGCAGACGCCCCCACGCGCCACGATTCAAACGTTCGCCTGCCGAAACTCCCGACGTTCGGAACTCTTCGCTCTATGGACGCCAACCACTCTCGCGTCGCTTGCGAAGGATTTTCCTCGCCCGCGTGACACTCTGAAATATGTCAGTCTCCGCACGCGACGCCCTCGAATACGCCACGCGAGACGAGTTTCTGAAACTCTACGCGGTCCTCGCTCTCGGGTACGTCCTGACCATTTTCAGCACGTCGTTCGCTGGAACCGCGGTGACGGCTTTCGGATTTCTCCTCGTAAGCCTCGTCGCCCTCGCGGGTCTGCTTGCGATGTTGGTCGCCGCGGTGGGCGTCCTCCACAAGATTATCGCCGAAAGCTGACGGTCTCGCGCCGTTCTACTGGGTCGCGCGCCGGTACTGAACCGGCCACTCAACGCGGTCGCCCGCTCCCAGCTCCTCGGCGGCGTGGAGCGTGAAGTACGGGTCCCGGAGGTGTTCCCGGCCGACGATGGCGAGGTCCGCGCGGTCGTTGCGAATCAGCGCGTCGGCCTGCTTGGGTTCGGTGATGCCGCCGACGGCGCCGACCAGCGCGTCGGTCGCCTCGCCGACGCGCTCGGCGTAGCGCACCTGATAGTTCGGTCCCGTCTGGGGAATCTGCTGGTCGGGGTGGATGCCGCCGGAACTCACGTCCACGAGGTCCGCGCCTGCCTCCGCGAGCAGGGGCGCGAGTTCCGCGGTGTCGTCGAGAGTCCACGACTCACGGTCCGGTAGCCAGTCGCTCGCCGAGAGGCGGACGAAAACGGGCTTGTCGTCGGGCCACACCTCTCGGACCGCGGCGGTGACCTCGCGGACGAGACGAGTTCGTCCCTCGAAGTCACCGCCGTACTCGTCGTCGCGGTCGTTCGTCACCGGCGAGAGGAACTCGTGGAGCAGGTAGCCGTGGGCGGCGTGGACCTCCGCGATTTCGAAGCCCGCGTCGAGCGCGCGCTC
This genomic stretch from Halorussus pelagicus harbors:
- a CDS encoding NADH:flavin oxidoreductase/NADH oxidase, which codes for MTDDLFDSLSIRETELRNRVMVSPMCQYSCDRDGLATDWHEVHLGSRATGGAGVVMTEATAVEPRGRITPNDLGIWSDDHGDALAPVADFISKRGATPAIQLAHAGRKASKNSPWEGSDPLGPDEGGWETVAPSADPYPYEEGETETRKMDDDDIESVVDAFAAGAERALDAGFEIAEVHAAHGYLLHEFLSPVTNDRDDEYGGDFEGRTRLVREVTAAVREVWPDDKPVFVRLSASDWLPDRESWTLDDTAELAPLLAEAGADLVDVSSGGIHPDQQIPQTGPNYQVRYAERVGEATDALVGAVGGITEPKQADALIRNDRADLAIVGREHLRDPYFTLHAAEELGAGDRVEWPVQYRRATQ